One genomic segment of Actinoplanes ianthinogenes includes these proteins:
- a CDS encoding MFS transporter encodes MDTTDPPAADGGRRVFSGWWLVATFAMTQTIGYGSLYYAFAVLLHPIAADLHTGPAAVTGALTTAILVQAGMAMPVGRWLDRHGGRALMTAGSILGAGTLVAWSRVQAVWQLYPIFAGLGVAMAMALYEPATAVLVSWFDTARRPRAILGMIVVAGFASTIFMPLTGWLDDRHGWRTTLLILAAGYAATAVPAHALVVRRPPHVTRATHRADPAQRRILLRAARGDSRFWWLAAAFVAHAAAMSTMTVHLVGFLTSRGHPATFAATIAGLLGVLSVTGRLLLTATGRRLRLHRIVAAVFALQAAAAFSLPAIAATRYGAVLGVTAFGLGFGIASLATPHLLADRYGTTAYASIAGTLAALVTLAKAGAPLAAAGLLTASGSYRVVLLAIGAASAVAAAGILTHATTAPPTHFDTTPASAAQPG; translated from the coding sequence GTGGACACCACCGACCCGCCGGCCGCCGATGGCGGCCGGCGGGTGTTCAGCGGCTGGTGGCTCGTCGCCACCTTCGCCATGACCCAGACCATCGGGTACGGCAGCCTCTACTACGCGTTCGCGGTCCTGCTGCACCCGATCGCCGCCGACCTGCACACCGGCCCGGCCGCGGTGACCGGGGCGCTCACCACGGCGATCCTCGTCCAGGCGGGTATGGCGATGCCGGTCGGGCGCTGGCTCGACCGGCACGGCGGCCGCGCCCTGATGACCGCCGGCAGCATCCTGGGCGCCGGCACGCTGGTCGCCTGGTCCCGGGTCCAAGCGGTCTGGCAGCTGTACCCGATCTTCGCCGGGCTCGGCGTCGCGATGGCGATGGCCCTCTACGAACCGGCCACCGCCGTGCTCGTCTCCTGGTTCGACACCGCCCGCCGCCCCCGGGCGATCCTCGGCATGATCGTCGTCGCCGGCTTCGCCAGCACCATCTTCATGCCGCTGACCGGCTGGCTCGACGACCGCCACGGCTGGCGCACCACCCTGCTCATCCTCGCGGCCGGGTACGCGGCCACCGCCGTCCCCGCGCACGCGCTGGTGGTGCGACGCCCACCGCACGTCACTCGCGCAACGCACCGAGCCGACCCGGCGCAACGCCGCATTCTGCTCCGAGCCGCGCGCGGCGACAGCCGGTTCTGGTGGCTGGCCGCCGCATTCGTCGCCCACGCCGCCGCGATGAGCACCATGACCGTGCACCTGGTCGGCTTCCTGACCAGCCGTGGGCACCCGGCCACCTTCGCCGCCACCATCGCCGGGCTGCTCGGCGTCCTGTCCGTCACCGGCCGGCTGCTGCTCACCGCCACCGGCCGCCGGCTACGCCTGCACCGGATCGTCGCCGCGGTGTTCGCGCTGCAAGCCGCCGCCGCGTTCAGCCTGCCCGCCATCGCCGCAACCCGGTACGGGGCGGTCCTCGGAGTGACCGCCTTCGGGCTCGGCTTCGGCATCGCCAGCCTCGCCACCCCGCACCTGCTCGCCGACCGCTACGGCACCACCGCCTACGCCAGCATCGCCGGCACCCTCGCCGCACTCGTCACCCTCGCCAAAGCCGGCGCACCCCTGGCCGCCGCCGGACTCCTCACCGCCTCCGGCAGCTACCGGGTTGTCCTGCTCGCCATCGGCGCCGCCTCAGCGGTTGCCGCCGCCGGCATTCTCACCCACGCGACCACCGCGCCACCGACGCACTTCGATACCACCCCCGCCAGTGCGGCCCAACCGGGCTGA
- a CDS encoding YbaB/EbfC family nucleoid-associated protein, protein MSRMDPSALLSVIRELKQTVGDAAQTQREVLAVTGTATSPDGLITVVVGPRGQLIDLRIDPRIYRQPNAGALAATIMATTRAAVEKAVEKTAEIVDAKLPKVDDILPPGTERPFDVRTLLRHHDGDLKRALE, encoded by the coding sequence ATGAGCAGGATGGATCCGTCCGCGCTGCTGAGTGTCATCCGTGAGCTGAAGCAGACAGTCGGCGACGCGGCGCAGACCCAGCGTGAGGTGCTGGCCGTGACCGGTACCGCTACCTCCCCGGACGGCCTGATCACGGTGGTGGTCGGCCCGCGCGGGCAGCTGATCGACCTGCGGATCGATCCGCGGATCTACCGCCAGCCGAACGCGGGGGCGCTGGCTGCCACGATCATGGCGACGACGCGGGCCGCGGTGGAGAAGGCCGTCGAGAAGACCGCCGAGATCGTGGACGCGAAACTGCCCAAGGTCGACGACATCCTTCCGCCCGGCACAGAGCGGCCGTTCGACGTACGCACGCTGTTGCGTCATCACGACGGCGACCTGAAACGGGCCCTCGAATGA
- a CDS encoding SMI1/KNR4 family protein produces the protein MSVLHPGPAGLRVRYRQGVLIGPHGFPDWVLYARTLVELPPPIAELTAGEQRVFDVLAANRVMRGVDPLWPAPEATLPGATPTPPGWCWARLPVAGDSAVRRIALVPIELHAAFRHGGGTRTLPPSRSGRGLPTGSLPVRWMDGDPVPAPLLAEVETLLGYALPVAFRRFLLDGNGAGPAEPGVLAGVGLVADQPMFGLGRDDPCQDLGYAPQWLADRFTPEFLPVGFVQGGLLAVRVAGPDLGSVWFLDDDDPRDDERLGPEQICARLLQRCADDWDGFRAALRRPAALLLEVTEDLVADGLVRPVHVELAGAALPARLRTAGQPDLGNRRVSIDALLS, from the coding sequence ATGAGCGTGCTGCATCCCGGACCGGCCGGCCTGCGCGTGCGGTACCGGCAGGGTGTCCTGATCGGCCCGCACGGCTTCCCCGACTGGGTGCTCTATGCCCGGACGCTGGTCGAGCTGCCACCGCCGATCGCCGAGCTGACCGCCGGCGAGCAGCGGGTCTTCGACGTGCTGGCGGCCAACCGGGTGATGCGCGGCGTTGACCCGCTGTGGCCGGCACCGGAGGCCACGCTGCCGGGCGCGACGCCGACGCCACCCGGCTGGTGCTGGGCACGGCTGCCGGTTGCCGGTGACAGCGCGGTCCGGCGGATCGCGCTGGTGCCGATCGAGCTGCACGCCGCCTTCCGGCACGGTGGCGGCACCCGCACGCTGCCGCCGAGCCGTTCGGGCCGCGGCCTGCCGACAGGTTCGCTCCCGGTGCGATGGATGGACGGGGATCCGGTTCCTGCGCCGCTGTTGGCCGAGGTCGAGACCCTTTTGGGGTACGCCCTGCCGGTCGCGTTCCGCCGTTTCCTGCTCGACGGCAACGGCGCCGGACCGGCTGAACCGGGCGTGCTCGCCGGCGTGGGGCTGGTCGCCGATCAGCCGATGTTCGGCCTCGGCCGCGACGACCCGTGCCAGGATCTGGGCTACGCCCCGCAGTGGCTTGCCGACCGGTTCACGCCCGAGTTCCTGCCGGTCGGGTTCGTCCAGGGCGGCCTGCTGGCGGTGCGCGTCGCCGGTCCGGACCTCGGCAGCGTGTGGTTCCTCGACGACGACGATCCGCGCGACGACGAGCGGCTCGGGCCGGAACAGATCTGCGCGCGGCTGCTGCAGCGCTGCGCCGACGACTGGGACGGGTTCCGGGCCGCGCTGCGCCGCCCGGCCGCGCTGCTGCTGGAGGTGACCGAGGACCTGGTCGCCGACGGCCTGGTCCGCCCGGTGCACGTCGAACTGGCCGGGGCGGCCCTGCCGGCCAGGCTGCGTACGGCCGGGCAGCCCGACCTGGGCAATCGTCGTGTCTCGATTGATGCGCTGCTGAGTTAG
- a CDS encoding SseB family protein, producing the protein MSSTGWTAANDAERRMARAWAQDDADAFADVLLACDLYLPGFPDAGEGGQRLLTRERDGVTYVLVYTSVEALREATEYVTGGWRRVTFAELAGVWPEESWGLAVSPHTPIGAYLGPAQVRELADEVVPDPAFEPADERERAMRAAQQAGDAEVYLDLLVVSDVLLPVTGPAVPRDLERPGFPWLVQRSGGDATIPVFTSPRRLRDAWPGPEAVPPVVRVPFVVLARAWPEARYRLAVNPGSAMAAVFTGAQVPDLVRWAQEMVLRHTAGPQPRRPSAAPPPAAASAQIASPELASLPGAASPAVVGAQMRRVQVVIGSDVAERLLTVGGDRVSGPVRPAEPGIAGDGYLVRWHEESTGPAERPVTDLPLPHGAQLVRLIAGQELVVGTYDREVGYWRPSLIDVLRGETS; encoded by the coding sequence GTGAGCTCGACAGGGTGGACGGCGGCGAACGACGCGGAGCGCCGCATGGCACGGGCGTGGGCGCAGGACGACGCCGACGCCTTCGCCGACGTGCTGCTGGCCTGTGACCTGTATCTGCCGGGCTTCCCGGATGCCGGGGAGGGCGGGCAGCGGCTGCTCACCCGGGAGCGCGACGGTGTGACTTATGTGCTGGTGTACACGTCGGTGGAGGCGCTGCGCGAGGCGACGGAGTACGTCACCGGCGGGTGGCGGCGGGTCACGTTCGCGGAGCTGGCCGGGGTGTGGCCGGAGGAGAGCTGGGGGCTGGCGGTCAGCCCGCACACCCCGATCGGGGCTTATCTCGGGCCCGCACAGGTGCGGGAACTGGCCGACGAGGTGGTCCCGGACCCGGCGTTCGAGCCGGCCGACGAGCGCGAGCGGGCGATGCGCGCCGCTCAGCAGGCCGGCGATGCCGAGGTCTATCTCGATCTGCTGGTCGTGTCGGACGTGCTGCTCCCGGTGACCGGGCCGGCCGTGCCGCGGGATCTCGAGCGGCCCGGGTTTCCGTGGCTGGTGCAGCGGTCGGGTGGGGATGCGACGATTCCGGTGTTCACCTCGCCGCGGCGGTTGCGGGATGCCTGGCCGGGACCGGAAGCGGTGCCGCCCGTGGTCCGGGTGCCGTTCGTGGTGCTGGCCCGGGCATGGCCGGAGGCGCGGTACCGGCTCGCGGTGAACCCGGGGTCGGCGATGGCGGCGGTGTTCACCGGTGCGCAGGTGCCGGACCTGGTGCGCTGGGCGCAGGAGATGGTGCTGCGCCACACGGCAGGCCCACAGCCGCGCCGGCCGTCCGCGGCGCCGCCACCGGCGGCCGCCTCTGCACAGATCGCTTCTCCGGAGCTCGCCTCGTTGCCCGGCGCGGCTTCGCCGGCGGTGGTGGGGGCTCAGATGCGGCGGGTGCAGGTGGTGATCGGGTCGGATGTGGCGGAGCGCTTGCTGACCGTCGGCGGTGACCGAGTGAGCGGCCCGGTGCGGCCGGCCGAGCCGGGCATCGCCGGCGACGGCTATCTGGTGCGCTGGCACGAGGAGTCCACAGGGCCTGCCGAGCGGCCGGTGACCGACCTGCCGCTGCCGCACGGCGCCCAGCTGGTGCGCCTGATCGCGGGCCAGGAGCTGGTGGTCGGCACCTACGACCGCGAGGTGGGTTACTGGCGGCCCTCGCTGATCGACGTGCTTCGCGGCGAGACCTCATGA
- a CDS encoding DUF6301 family protein has translation MTQWRALDEEAVVREARTLLSAEPWLQSAPVPEAAAALGWTVTFFDPEWPDMGAFLDTGQGLGPRSASFRTDAEARVTSILMSISESVEGGGPEAETFKQDVFADASAALTGAFGRPTRPMPGEKPQLWWERPATWFGLITKHDGIALQLTPEELMRGPWQ, from the coding sequence GTGACGCAGTGGCGAGCCCTCGACGAGGAGGCCGTGGTGCGGGAGGCGCGGACCCTGCTGTCGGCCGAACCGTGGCTTCAGTCCGCTCCCGTGCCGGAGGCGGCGGCGGCCCTCGGCTGGACGGTGACCTTCTTCGACCCGGAGTGGCCGGACATGGGCGCGTTCCTGGACACCGGACAGGGGCTGGGCCCGAGGAGCGCCTCCTTCCGTACCGATGCCGAAGCCCGCGTCACGTCGATCCTGATGAGCATCAGCGAGAGCGTCGAGGGCGGCGGGCCCGAGGCCGAGACGTTCAAGCAGGACGTCTTCGCCGACGCGTCGGCCGCGCTCACCGGAGCGTTCGGGCGGCCGACCCGGCCGATGCCGGGCGAGAAGCCGCAACTGTGGTGGGAACGGCCCGCGACCTGGTTCGGCCTGATCACGAAGCACGACGGGATCGCCCTGCAGTTGACGCCCGAAGAGCTGATGCGGGGCCCGTGGCAATGA
- a CDS encoding TY-Chap domain-containing protein — translation MTGLDWQTFRDGLAVSVASLPDGAMLMVGDQVRTACFVQFFLDHDKILAEVASGWDQWDRANLTQEESAALERIGWPPPARDPSRNHGLTLAWPARSAEYRRVADMSVAALRDVFEIPSPESLCYKSFVSPSGDAVPMPRLGIPFRADWRA, via the coding sequence ATGACCGGTCTCGACTGGCAGACGTTCCGGGACGGGTTGGCCGTCAGCGTCGCGTCGCTGCCCGACGGCGCCATGCTCATGGTCGGTGACCAGGTGCGGACGGCCTGCTTCGTGCAGTTCTTCCTGGACCACGACAAGATCCTCGCCGAGGTGGCGAGCGGGTGGGATCAGTGGGATCGCGCGAACCTGACGCAGGAGGAGTCGGCGGCGCTGGAACGGATCGGCTGGCCACCGCCGGCTCGGGATCCCAGCCGCAACCATGGTCTGACGTTGGCGTGGCCGGCCCGCTCGGCGGAGTATCGCCGGGTCGCGGACATGTCGGTGGCCGCGCTGCGCGACGTCTTCGAGATCCCGTCACCGGAGTCGCTGTGCTACAAGTCGTTCGTGAGCCCCAGCGGCGATGCTGTTCCGATGCCCCGGCTCGGCATCCCGTTCCGCGCCGATTGGCGGGCATGA
- a CDS encoding anti-sigma factor family protein — protein MNCDEFVELVTAYLDGALEPADDRRFVEHLAECDGCDRYLEQIRTTVAALGHLPEQSLPADTRDRLLAAFRDWPAG, from the coding sequence GTGAACTGCGACGAGTTCGTGGAGCTGGTCACCGCCTATCTCGACGGTGCCCTCGAACCGGCCGACGACCGGCGGTTCGTCGAGCACCTCGCCGAGTGCGACGGCTGCGACCGCTACCTGGAACAGATCCGCACCACCGTCGCCGCCCTGGGCCACCTGCCCGAGCAGAGCCTGCCGGCGGACACTCGCGACCGGCTGCTGGCAGCCTTCCGGGACTGGCCGGCCGGCTGA
- a CDS encoding RNA polymerase sigma factor: MVELPGDPVVVARLRARDETMFAALIDAWSPGMLRAARAFVADDHTAHDVVQEAWLGVLRGIDRFEARSSLRTWVYRILVNKAKTRGVRDARLVPTGDDRDPTVDPARFRGSDDPYPGHWRSSPPAWPSPEEGAVAAETRRELAAALAGLPARQRVVVTLRDVTGHSSDEVCDLLSISAANQRVLLHRGRAALRAALERRWAEEAMS, encoded by the coding sequence GTGGTCGAACTGCCCGGTGATCCGGTCGTCGTGGCGCGGCTGCGCGCCCGGGACGAGACCATGTTCGCCGCCCTGATCGACGCCTGGTCGCCGGGCATGCTGCGCGCGGCCCGTGCGTTCGTGGCCGACGACCACACCGCCCACGACGTGGTGCAGGAAGCCTGGCTGGGCGTGCTGCGCGGCATCGACCGGTTCGAGGCGCGCTCGTCCCTGCGCACCTGGGTCTACCGGATCCTGGTGAACAAGGCCAAGACCCGGGGCGTACGGGACGCGCGCCTGGTACCGACCGGCGACGACCGCGACCCCACCGTCGACCCCGCCCGGTTCCGCGGGTCCGACGACCCGTACCCGGGACATTGGCGCAGCTCGCCACCCGCCTGGCCGTCCCCGGAAGAGGGCGCCGTCGCCGCCGAGACCCGCCGGGAGCTGGCGGCGGCGCTGGCCGGCCTGCCCGCTCGCCAGCGGGTGGTGGTCACCCTGCGCGACGTAACCGGGCACAGTAGCGACGAGGTCTGCGACCTGCTGTCGATCAGCGCGGCCAACCAGCGGGTACTGCTGCACCGCGGGCGGGCCGCGCTGCGGGCCGCCCTGGAACGGCGCTGGGCCGAGGAGGCGATGTCGTGA